The nucleotide window AAAGCAAAAAAAGTTTTAGCAGGAATGGTTATAGGTGGGGTTGTAGCAAGTATCGCAACACTACTATCAACTCCAAAATCAGGATATGAAACAAGAAGAACTCTTATAGCCAACAAAAATGAATACATGGAATCCATAAAGGATATTAAGGATTCAGCTGTTGAATTGAAAAACACAGTAGCCACTGCTTCAAAAGAAGGAAAAGCATCTATCCAGACATTTATCACCGATGTAAAAACGGCTATCTTTGAGTGGAAGCTTGAAACCGAAGAAAACAAGAAAGTCCTTCAGGAAGATGTAATGGAACTTGAAGATTCAATTAAAGACCTGGAAACTGAATTGGCAGCAGCTAATTCTAAAGAAAAATAATAAACACCGAACAATCCTTCCCCTTAACTAAAATTTTTCCGGTGGGAAGGATTTTCTTTTTTTATCAAGAAAGATATATTAAGCAATTGGCATTTTTCTTATAACAAATAAAAATTACGTTAAAAAACCCTGACTTTAGAAGAAATTTAACAAATTCTAAAAATTTTGTAAATTTATATCTTTATTAATTTTTGTTTTATTGGCATAATGAAAATAGAAACAATAAAGTAGGTGATTATGAGAATGGGAGATAAAAATTATTCTATGAAAGAAGCAATGATATTTAGCCAGAGAATTGCCCAGTTAAGCAAAGCCCTATGGAAGTCTGTTGAGAAGGACTGGCAGCAATGGATCAAACCATTCGACCTGAATATCAATGAGCACCATATATTATGGATTGCTTATCATTTGAATGGTGCTTCGATTTCTGATGTGGCAAAATTCGGAGTCATGCATGTTTCCACTGCTTTTAACTTTTCCAAAAAGCTTGAGGAACGTGGTTATTTAAAGTTTTCCAAGAAGGAAAGTGACAAGAGAAATACTTATATCCAGCTTACCGAAGAAGGCGAAGGTATATTGCTCGCTTTGATGGAAAACTATGAACCAGATACTAATGCCGTTTTTTCAGGAGCCATGCCTTTGAAGGAACTATACGGAAAGTTCCCTGATATCATTGAAATCATGGCAATTGTCCGCAATATTTATGGCGATGATTTTATGGAAATATTCGAGAAGTCTTTTTCGAATATCGATAACAAGTTTTCTGATGAAGACGGTAAACTTAAAAAAATAGATCCGGCCGAAAAGGAGTATGCTTAATTCTATAGGCACACTGCTACTCCACAATAGAGGAAGATTCCCCCATGAGCTGCAAACTTACCCGCTTCCTCTGGCTGTTGTTTTTGGCTGAAGTCCAGCTGAAATCATCTTATAAAGCGGATGAATGGACATAAACCCTCCGCTTTTTGTTCTTCTTTCGGTTTGCTCATCCCCTCACATTCAAAGAATGCTTACAGTTTGGCAAACCTTGATTTCAGTTAACTTCTTTTCAACCCTCCTGCACCAAATACCTAGTTATATGCCATTATCAAATAACTATCTTTTTCTTAAAATATTTGGTATTGTATTTAAGATAAAAAGATTGCTAAGGAGGGATTCTTCGATGATCTCCATTTTGTTCATGTTTGTCCTTTTTGCTGCTTTCATTCTCTTCTATATAAATAAGCTTACAGATTCCCTCTGCATCCAGAAGGAAATACCTGAAGACAAACATGCGAAAATATTCAGGACGATCAATATTTTAGTTACAATATTGCTGATTTCATCATTCGTTGAAATACTTTATACGTGACTACATAAATTAAGCGGTGAGGCTTCCCTCACCGCTCTTTATTTTCCAATTCCATTAAGTCTTTAACTGATTAAGGCATGCAGAAAGCATTGCCCATCGATGCTTACAGCCAGGAAGCACCGATAATGATCAACAGAATGAACAAGACAACGAGCAATGCAAAGCCGCCGCCATATCCATGTCCTCCTCCAGACATTGAGGTTCCTCCTTTCTGCTTTAAGAACTTGCCTTAACATCGTTTTTTAAATATGGGGGCCAGATGTCCCCCATACTCTTTATTCAGAAATTAAAGCCAAGCTGCACCCACGATGATTAACAGAATGAATAACACGACAATTAACGCGAAGCCGCCGCCGTATCCTGCACCCATATTAACACCTCCTTCCAAAGTGGTTATGATATCTTATTCAAGTAATGTCGATTCCGCATAGGCAAATATCCTGCATTACTTGCATTTTGTTGTTTACAGGTAAGCTGCTCCAACAACGATCAGCAAGATGAACAGGACAACGATTAACGCAAAGCCTGAATTATAGTGGACCATTTTCAACTACCTCCTTTTTTTCTCTTCTCTTCATCCTATGCACCCTCGAACAAACGGTATAGATATCCGCCCAACTCCTTACATAACCAAAAAAATCCATTAGTTATTTTTTGTAGAAAATTGAAATTATGTTATAGTAGAGTTTGTGGATTAAAACGACCACTAGAATTTTCTGTTTAGGAGATGTTCACCATGAAAAAAATGATAATTTCCCTCACGGTTGCAGCCGGAGTTATGGGATTAGCTGCTTGCAGTAACGATAATGCTGATTCTTCAGAAGTAATCGTTGAGTCGAAAGCAGGCAACATTACCAAGGAAGAGCTTTATCAATCCATGAAGGAAAAGTATGGAGAGCAAGCACTTCAAGAATTGCTTTATCAAAAAGTTCTTGCGGAAAATTATGAAGTGACTGATAAAGAGGTTGAAGAAAAAGTGGCCGAGCTTAAGGAAGAGCTTGGAGAGAACTTCGAGCTAGTTCTACAGCAAAACCAGCTTAAGGACGAGGAAGAATTAAAAGAAGTCCTTAAAGATCAGCTTCTAATGGAAAAAGCTGCGCTTAAAGATGTGAAGGTCAGCGAAGAAGAAGTAAAGAAGCGTTACGAAGAGTACAAGCCTGAAATCAAGGCTAGTCACATCCTTGTAAAAGATGAAAAAACAGCCCAGGAAGTAAAGAAGAAGCTTGATGAGGGCGCAAAGTTTGAAGACCTGGCGAAAGAGTATTCACAAGACCCTGGTTCAGCTGCAAATGGCGGAGATCTTGGTTTCTTCGGACCTGGAAAAATGGTTCCTGAATTCGAAGAGGCTGCTTACGGCCTAGAAGTAAACAAAATCAGTGAACCTGTTCAATCACAGCACGGTTTCCATATCATCAAGGTAACTGAAAAGAAAGAAAAAGAATCTTACGAAAAAATGAAGGACGAGCTTGAGTATGAGTTGAAGCTTACTCAGCTAGATTCTAATAAGATTCAAGAAGTCTTAAAGCGTGAACTTGATGCAGCAAATGTAAAGATCAAGGACAAAGATCTTAAAGGTGCTGCTGAATTCCCAGAAGCCGAAGCACCAACACAACCATAATCAAGAACAAAAAGCACAAGCGTCTCGAGGGGCTATGCGCTGGAACTGAATTAAGGTAACTACATGTAGTTATCCACACTTTAATTACAACGAAAAAACACTGGCTCCTTCAATTAAAGGAGACCAGTGTTTTTTTATGCTTCCGCCGAATTTTCACGTTGTTCTTTTTCTCGCTCAAGACGCTTCATATATAGCTCGCCCTCACGTTCAATGCTTTCCATTTCTTCTTTCCGTTCTTCTTTCCCTGTTTTCACTGCCATGAAGGCACTGAATACGACCCCTGCTGCGACTGCTATTACCCAGATTGGAATTGACATTTCTTCATACCCTCCATTTAAAAGGTTGTCCAAATTGAACTCTTACAGTATTAATATGAGGTTTTTTTTAAAATATGCCATTTTTAAAAGTTGAACTAAAAAGTCTACCTTTTCATTTCGCTCCATGTGCTTCGCTTTCCACGGGCGGCCTGGGAGCCTCTTCGGCACAAGCGTCTGTGGGGTCTCCCACTGACCTTTCATCCGCAGGACAATGATTGACTTCCTCGAAAAAGTCCCACGCATGAAGGAAATGTGTCAGCATTTTCGAGGAGTCTACGCATCTTCCGCTTCATTCAATGGGTAATTCTTAAGTTCAACTTATACAGAAAATAAAAAAAAGACCCCCTCCACGGAATTGGAGTGAGCCTGTTTTGCTTTTACTTATGAAATACTGGCTTGTAAAATGAGCGATTATCAAGAGCGAATACTCTTTCGGAGAACTCGCCTGGTTTAACCCTGGCAAGCGCACGGTCGAGCATATTCATTTTCGCATCAAGATTATCGATGTAATGAAGAATTTCAGCCTCTTTAATCATCGGCGGTTTTGGACTGCCCCATTCCGCTTTCCCGTGGTGGGACAATACCATATGCTGAAGAATGACTACTTCTTCACCGCTGATGCCTAGTTCATCGGCTGCCTTACCAATTTCATTGACCATGATGGATATATGTCCGAGCAAATTCCCTTCAACCGTGTAAGTTGTTGAAATCGGGCCGGATAGCTCAAAGACTTTACCTAAATCATGAAGAATGACCCCAGCATACAATAGATCCTTATCAAGGCTTGGATATAGCGTTGCGATTGATTTCGCAAGGTCCAACATGGAGACAACGTGATACGCAAGTCCCGAAACAAATTCATGATGGTTTTTAGTCGCTGCAGGATATTCCATAAAAGCATTCATATGCTTCTTCAATAAATGTCTGGTAACCCTTTGAATGTTAGGGTTCTTCATTTCGAAAATGTATTGGGTGAGCTTGCTGCTCATTTCATCCTGGCTGACAGGGGCTGTCTCAAGAAAATCAGATAGTTTGACAGAGTCAGCTGTCGATGTTGGCCTGATTTGCCTGATCTTCAACTGGTTTCGCCCTCGGTAATTCTGGATATCTCCCTGGACTTTTACAATGCTTTCTGCAGAGTAAGTACTTTCATCTTCGTCAGAAACATCCCAAAGCTTTGCTTCGATTTCCCCGCTCTGGTCCTGGAGGATGAGTGTCAAAAACGGCTTCCCATTGCTGGCAATCCCTTTTGACGAATGCTTGATCAATAAAAATAATTCTACCTGGTCCCCTGTTTCGTGATTCAAAATTCCTTTATTCATAGTTAACCGCCCTCTCCTCTCTGCAACAGTATAACATACAGAGTCTATTGTCTCTGATTCTCAAACCATGGCATTTTTAAACTATATTTGTACTTTTTTCTTGCAGACTGATAATTACATTTTCGGTAAAATAGTCAAGCAGATGACGATGGCATGTAAAAATGAGAATCTGATTGTTATTGCTCATTTCCTTAAGCAGCTTAATAATCCGCCCAGTCCTGTTATAATCAAAATTGACAAAGCTGTCATCGATGATAATTGGGAATGGATAACGATCATAATGTCCGGCTGCAAGTGCCAGCCTGATGGATACATAGACTTGTTCAGCAGTTGCCTGGCTAAGTTCATTCGCTTCAAATAACATATGATCATTTCTTTCAATCAAAAAACCGCTTCCTGTAAGTTGAGGAATGATTTTCACATAACCTCCATCAGTTAAAACCGACAGGAATTTCTCAGCTTTGACCAGCATTTTCGGCAAGCGCTCATCCTTATAACGGTCAATTGTCCGCGAAAGCAAATCCTTTGCAACCGCAAACTTCGCCCATTCCTTCGCATCTTCCGCAAACTCATGCTGAAGCTGCTTATATTTATGGAGCAATTCACTGTAAATGCCACCTTCTTCAAGCACCTTCACCTTATGCTTTACATCCGCGATTACATCAAACTGTGTGGTTAACTCCGCCTTGCTCTGCTCTAGCCTCAATTCATTTTCATCGATTTGTTCCTCTAGCGAAACTCCTGTCAAAATCTTTTCACGATCCTCATCAGTCATTCCAGAGGCAAGCAGCTGGTAATTTATATCCTCAAGCCTTGCACTCCAGTTTTTCACCCATGCAGCAGCCTTCGCTTTCTGCCTGAATTCATCTTCACCTTCAGTTCCGGCCAGAGCAAGTAACCCTACTTTTTCTTGAATAATCACTACTTCTTCCTTCTGCAGTGATGAATGTTCTTCTTCAACTTCCTCTAGTTTAACGGTCAGTCCGTGATACCTCGACTTCTGGTCAATTTCTTCACGCAGTTTCCTCTTCAGCAGACTAGCTGCCTCCACTGGAGCAAGATTGCTATTTTGAAGAAATCGTTCAGCAAGCATTTTCAGGCTGTTTTCCATTTCCATTAAAGAATCAGTTACTTTCTTTAAGCTTTCTTTATTTCTCTTTCTCTCACGGAAATACTGCTTCAGCGTATCTATTAATTGATAGGCATCCATAACCTTAATCGTGCCTGCAGTTTCCATTAGACCAAATTGCTTCAGTAATTCTGCCCTTTTCCGGTTTACATCTGCACTATCTGCTTCCCATGCTTCAAATTGCTGAACTACTTTTTCAAAACGATCATGCTGCTGTTCAATTTTAATGAGCAGTTCGCGATAGCGCTGATTCGCCTCTTTGTCCCTGGCAAGCAGATTTTTGATTGTAAAAGCACTGCCTTCCCGCTGGCTGTTCAACGCCTCTTTCAGCTCTCTTTCACGCGCAAGCAACTTGGAAAGAACCCGGTCCTCCACTGGCATTTTCTCACTTGACTTATTGCGAGCAGCCAATAAAAACACCAGTCCTGCTAAACCGATTCCAGCTAGAAACCATAGGCCATTTGTAATTCCCCAAAGAAATACAATGAGAAAAAAACTTCCAAGAAGGAGTAACTGATTATACTCTTTCTTCTGCTGCTTTTTTCGTCTGATTTTTTCACTGTCTTCCCTGGATTTGGCGGCATCAATTTGGTCCAAGACATAATTTAATTCAGACTGAATTCTTTCTTTATTCGCCAATAGATCCAATTCATTCACTAATTCATTTCGCTTTCCTTCATCAAGAAGTTCACCTTTCGCACCTTCAGCCCTTGCCTCAAGTTCTGCCAGTGTCTTTTTCTCCTCTTCAAAGTCAGCCTCCAGCTCCAGCTTTTTTTCCTTTAATCTTTGCTCAGTCTGCTGGATGTTTTCGGCCTGTTCCTTAATAAAGATACTTGTGTTGATTTCAAGGATATTTCCTTCGTTGAAATCCGTATGAAGCTTGTCATTTAACTGACTTATTTCTTCTGATATTTCCTCCAGTTTGGATTCAAGAAGTCTTTTTTCCTGCTTCAGTTGGTCATATAAAAGCAGATTCTCAATTCTGGCTTCAATTTCAGTTTCCATCCCCAGCAATTCAGCATTCGGCCTGTTCATCTCCAGTTCTTTCAGGAAATGGTCCTTCTTCTCTTTTATCCTTAACAATTTTGCCTGGATGACCTTAAGCTGCTCGTCCAATTTCTCAAGACGGTTGAAACCATCTTCCGGAAAAAATCCCGGATCATGCTCACGAATTTTGCTCTCTATTGTTACGGCTTCTATGACAAGCTTTTCATTTCGCTTGTACTCACGAAGCTTAAGCCCTTTTTGCTCCAGCATTGCAATTTCTTTGTGCAACTGAGCAATTTTATTGGTCAATCCGTCTTTCGTAGTCATCAGCTCGGAATATTTTTCGTTCTGCATTTCTGCGATTTTCAATGAGGTTTGAACTTCTTTCAACTCTTTCAGTTTCTCATTCAGTATAGGCCTCTTCCCACTTGGCTTGAAACGCTGCTCCATTTCCTTTGTCAGGAAACTCTCCGTATTAAAGAGCTTATCTGTACCAAGCGTTCCGGCAGAGAACAAGTACCTGCCAAGCTCTTCTCCCTTCATTGCATGGATATTTTGCAACCCATGGACATTGAACGAATAAATAGCCTGGAAAATGCTTTTATCCATTCTGTTCAGGAGATCTTTAAGTAAGTCTTCTCCACCAATCGTCCCGTCCTCAAGCGAGACAGTCACATCACCTGCAGCCTTACCTTTCACCCTCTCAATGACAGCCACTCCCCTGTCAGGGAAAAAGGCCTTTATTTTACCGCCATACTTTGGGTTATTTTTTGGCTCATAGCGGATTTCGGAACTTTGCTTAGCCGGAAAACCAAACAAGATACTATGGATGAATGACATGATGGTCGATTTGCCTGCTTCATTTTCACCATAGAAAATTTGCAGTTGCCCTACAGAGCCAATCACATAATCCTCGAGCTTGCCATATCCGTATATATGCAGTTCAATAAGTTTCATAAAGCTGCCTCCTTTCATTCATTTTTCAGCAGGAGCTGAAGCAGAATCCTTTCTGCATCCTCAACCAGCTGATCTTTTTCACTTTCCGACAGCATCCCTAAATGCCTTCTAGCCTGGCTGTGCTGGAATAATGGAGACAGTGAGTCTTTTACATTATCGTATTGCTCAATAGAGTTGAATAACTCTTCATAAAAATCGCTTTGCTTAATCAATTCAGCGCGGTCGACGGCAATGTTTTCGGAGAAATTGAGCCTGTGCACCCAGACAAAAGACTCCTCATCCTTCTCAGCTTCCTGCAGAAGTTCAATAAGTTCACCACTGGCGACTTTTTCAATCACATCTTTCTGGCCCGAATCCAGGTTATCAATCCGGATATCCAGCAGGACCCCTTTTCCTTGTCTTCTTTTCCCATCAATGACGGCCAGACATTTTTCATAAATAGCATTGAAGCTTAACGAATCCTTCGCGTCAATAATTGTTTCGTCCCAAATCACATCAGCTGTTTCAATAAAAGAAACGTCGGATCCTGCTTCTGTCAACTGAACAATATACGCCCCTTTTTCACCGGTTTCCTTCCTGTTTCGTCCCTGTGGATTGCCAGGATAGACAACATAAGGCTGCTGTGATAAAGCCGCCTTTTTATGAATATGGCCCAGTGCCCAATAATCATAGTCTTTGTCAATAAGTTCAGATAAACTGAACGGTGCGTATTTCCCGTGATCACTCGCTCCGTCAAAATGTCCATGAAGCATACCGACGTGAAAATCTGCGCCATCAATCTTTTTATACTTCTCAATCCATCGCTCCATTACATGCCGCTCAGGATAGCTGAAACCGTACAAATGGACAAGAGTGCCATCATGCTTCTTAAAATCAGCCTTTTCCACCTGATCTAAGAAAAAGTGAACGTTATCCGGAAAATCAATCGTCACAGATTTTGCGCCAAGATGGTCATGATTTCCGTGTATTGCGTATACCTTGATTCCTTTTTCAGCGAGCCTTTCCATTTCATTGCGAAGAACAGCCTGAGCTCGAATGCTCCTGTCCTCAGCATCGTATAGATCACCTGCAATGACGACAAAATCAACTTCATGGTTGATCGCCGCATCCGTGATAATTTTCAAAGCTGTAAATGTACTCTCCTGCAACCTGTGAAAAATGGCTTTGGGCAAGTGCCTCAGACCGACCATCGGGCTATCAAGATGAAGGTCGGCAGTATGTAAAAACTTCACCTGTTTCATTTGGTTATTCCTTTCCCGTCCTATTTCTTTTATTTTAACACTCCAAAAATACGAATGCACGTTCTAATAAAGAAAAGTGTAAGCGCCTTGGTCAGCCCCGACAAGCGCTGGAGGGCCTGTCGGTGAAGTCATTCTTTGACTTCATTGGCAGGACCGAAGCGCCTCGAGGGGCTAGGCGCTGGAGCTGGACAAAGAAAAGTGTAAGCGCCTTGGTCAGCCTCATCAAGTGAATATTTTATAATATAAAAAACCGCAGTCCTCATCTGAACTGCAGTTCCGCTTTCACCCCAAATATATGGTTTTCATTTCCTTTTCCTGCACTTTCCCATCTTCCATCCAAACATGATACGCTTTTGCTTCTGGCCTTGAGCTTACCGCCTTAACTAGTTCCTTATCAATATAGTGCAATGCAGTTCCATCATCCGCGGCAAATCCACCTGAAATCCTGCCTGAGCCTACAAATCTCTTATAAGCAGGACGGCGATCCTCTTCTCCATCATAATGCGGACAATTGCTGCCATTCAGAAACCCAAGAGCCTTTAGTGAATCAAGTCCGCAGCCAAAAGAATCTGTAATACCTTCCTCAAACCAGCAGATTGAGCCTGCGCTAACTCCAGCCATTATTTTGCCCTGCCCCCAGGCTTTTCGCAGGACGATATCAAGTCCCCATTCCTTCCAAAGAGCTAGCAGGTTCTTCGTAATTCCTCCCCCAACATAGATAATATCCTTATCCATAACGAATGCTTCTAAGTCCTTTGATGGTGGACTGAATAATGAAAGGTGTGAAGGGATACATTCATGCCTTTCAAAAGCTTTATAGAATCTCGTGATATAATTTTCTGCATCCCCGCTGGCAGTCGGCACGAAACAAACCTTTGGCGTCTGCTTTTCAGACTGCCCCAGGATATATAAATCCAACAGCGGATTCTCCGGCTCCATCGAAAACCCTCCGCCGCCCATTGCAATAATCTGCCTCAACACGAACACACTCCTTCTATTAAAATGGCAATTTTATGCAAAATATTGTGTCCCTCATTTCGGGCACATGTTTGCTAATTATGTTACCGAAATTCTTGTTACCGCTTTATTTCGGGCACATGATCGTCATTTATGTTACCGAAATCCTTGTTACCGCCTCATTTCGGGTACATGTTTGCCATTTATGTTACCGAAATCCTTGTTACCGCCTCATTTCGGGCACATGTTTGCCATTTATGTTACCGAAATTCCTGTTACCGCCTCATTTCGGGCACATGATCGCCATTTATGTTACCGAAATTCCTGTTACCGCCTCATTTCGGGCACATGTTTGCCATTTATGTTACCGAAATTCCTGTTACCGCCTCATTTCGGGCACATGTTTGCCATTTATGTTACCGAAATCCTTGTTACCGCCTCATTTCGGGCACATGTTTGCTATTTATGTTACCGAAATCCTTGTTACCGCTTTATTTCGGGCACATGATCGTCATTTATGTTACCGAAATTCCTGTTACAGCTTTATTTCGGGCACATGATCGTCATTTATGATTCCTTCTCGGGCAGATGCAACGTTATACCTTATAAATATTCCACTAAGCATTTTGAATTTCCTTTTAAAAAAGCCGCAATCCAAGATTGCGGCTTTCCATTTATTCGCTTTTCGTTAGCTGGAGTGCTTTTTTGATGTCCTTGAATGAATTTGATTTTCCGTACATCAGGACTCCACCTCGGTAGACTCTGGCACCGAATACAGCTAGGAAGGCTATTGTGGCAACGAGGATCCCGATTGATAAGGCAATTTCCCAGAAAGGAATATTCAGCATCCCCACACGCAGGAACAT belongs to Mesobacillus subterraneus and includes:
- a CDS encoding YtxH domain-containing protein, encoding MKAKKVLAGMVIGGVVASIATLLSTPKSGYETRRTLIANKNEYMESIKDIKDSAVELKNTVATASKEGKASIQTFITDVKTAIFEWKLETEENKKVLQEDVMELEDSIKDLETELAAANSKEK
- a CDS encoding HTH-type transcriptional regulator Hpr, coding for MGDKNYSMKEAMIFSQRIAQLSKALWKSVEKDWQQWIKPFDLNINEHHILWIAYHLNGASISDVAKFGVMHVSTAFNFSKKLEERGYLKFSKKESDKRNTYIQLTEEGEGILLALMENYEPDTNAVFSGAMPLKELYGKFPDIIEIMAIVRNIYGDDFMEIFEKSFSNIDNKFSDEDGKLKKIDPAEKEYA
- a CDS encoding YjcZ family sporulation protein — protein: MSGGGHGYGGGFALLVVLFILLIIIGASWL
- a CDS encoding YjcZ family sporulation protein, which codes for MGAGYGGGFALIVVLFILLIIVGAAWL
- a CDS encoding YjcZ family sporulation protein, with amino-acid sequence MVHYNSGFALIVVLFILLIVVGAAYL
- a CDS encoding peptidylprolyl isomerase; this encodes MKKMIISLTVAAGVMGLAACSNDNADSSEVIVESKAGNITKEELYQSMKEKYGEQALQELLYQKVLAENYEVTDKEVEEKVAELKEELGENFELVLQQNQLKDEEELKEVLKDQLLMEKAALKDVKVSEEEVKKRYEEYKPEIKASHILVKDEKTAQEVKKKLDEGAKFEDLAKEYSQDPGSAANGGDLGFFGPGKMVPEFEEAAYGLEVNKISEPVQSQHGFHIIKVTEKKEKESYEKMKDELEYELKLTQLDSNKIQEVLKRELDAANVKIKDKDLKGAAEFPEAEAPTQP
- a CDS encoding sporulation YhaL family protein codes for the protein MSIPIWVIAVAAGVVFSAFMAVKTGKEERKEEMESIEREGELYMKRLEREKEQRENSAEA
- the yhaM gene encoding 3'-5' exoribonuclease YhaM; this translates as MNKGILNHETGDQVELFLLIKHSSKGIASNGKPFLTLILQDQSGEIEAKLWDVSDEDESTYSAESIVKVQGDIQNYRGRNQLKIRQIRPTSTADSVKLSDFLETAPVSQDEMSSKLTQYIFEMKNPNIQRVTRHLLKKHMNAFMEYPAATKNHHEFVSGLAYHVVSMLDLAKSIATLYPSLDKDLLYAGVILHDLGKVFELSGPISTTYTVEGNLLGHISIMVNEIGKAADELGISGEEVVILQHMVLSHHGKAEWGSPKPPMIKEAEILHYIDNLDAKMNMLDRALARVKPGEFSERVFALDNRSFYKPVFHK
- a CDS encoding ATP-binding protein, with amino-acid sequence MKLIELHIYGYGKLEDYVIGSVGQLQIFYGENEAGKSTIMSFIHSILFGFPAKQSSEIRYEPKNNPKYGGKIKAFFPDRGVAVIERVKGKAAGDVTVSLEDGTIGGEDLLKDLLNRMDKSIFQAIYSFNVHGLQNIHAMKGEELGRYLFSAGTLGTDKLFNTESFLTKEMEQRFKPSGKRPILNEKLKELKEVQTSLKIAEMQNEKYSELMTTKDGLTNKIAQLHKEIAMLEQKGLKLREYKRNEKLVIEAVTIESKIREHDPGFFPEDGFNRLEKLDEQLKVIQAKLLRIKEKKDHFLKELEMNRPNAELLGMETEIEARIENLLLYDQLKQEKRLLESKLEEISEEISQLNDKLHTDFNEGNILEINTSIFIKEQAENIQQTEQRLKEKKLELEADFEEEKKTLAELEARAEGAKGELLDEGKRNELVNELDLLANKERIQSELNYVLDQIDAAKSREDSEKIRRKKQQKKEYNQLLLLGSFFLIVFLWGITNGLWFLAGIGLAGLVFLLAARNKSSEKMPVEDRVLSKLLARERELKEALNSQREGSAFTIKNLLARDKEANQRYRELLIKIEQQHDRFEKVVQQFEAWEADSADVNRKRAELLKQFGLMETAGTIKVMDAYQLIDTLKQYFRERKRNKESLKKVTDSLMEMENSLKMLAERFLQNSNLAPVEAASLLKRKLREEIDQKSRYHGLTVKLEEVEEEHSSLQKEEVVIIQEKVGLLALAGTEGEDEFRQKAKAAAWVKNWSARLEDINYQLLASGMTDEDREKILTGVSLEEQIDENELRLEQSKAELTTQFDVIADVKHKVKVLEEGGIYSELLHKYKQLQHEFAEDAKEWAKFAVAKDLLSRTIDRYKDERLPKMLVKAEKFLSVLTDGGYVKIIPQLTGSGFLIERNDHMLFEANELSQATAEQVYVSIRLALAAGHYDRYPFPIIIDDSFVNFDYNRTGRIIKLLKEMSNNNQILIFTCHRHLLDYFTENVIISLQEKSTNIV
- a CDS encoding metallophosphoesterase family protein; this translates as MKQVKFLHTADLHLDSPMVGLRHLPKAIFHRLQESTFTALKIITDAAINHEVDFVVIAGDLYDAEDRSIRAQAVLRNEMERLAEKGIKVYAIHGNHDHLGAKSVTIDFPDNVHFFLDQVEKADFKKHDGTLVHLYGFSYPERHVMERWIEKYKKIDGADFHVGMLHGHFDGASDHGKYAPFSLSELIDKDYDYWALGHIHKKAALSQQPYVVYPGNPQGRNRKETGEKGAYIVQLTEAGSDVSFIETADVIWDETIIDAKDSLSFNAIYEKCLAVIDGKRRQGKGVLLDIRIDNLDSGQKDVIEKVASGELIELLQEAEKDEESFVWVHRLNFSENIAVDRAELIKQSDFYEELFNSIEQYDNVKDSLSPLFQHSQARRHLGMLSESEKDQLVEDAERILLQLLLKNE
- a CDS encoding peptidase E; translation: MRQIIAMGGGGFSMEPENPLLDLYILGQSEKQTPKVCFVPTASGDAENYITRFYKAFERHECIPSHLSLFSPPSKDLEAFVMDKDIIYVGGGITKNLLALWKEWGLDIVLRKAWGQGKIMAGVSAGSICWFEEGITDSFGCGLDSLKALGFLNGSNCPHYDGEEDRRPAYKRFVGSGRISGGFAADDGTALHYIDKELVKAVSSRPEAKAYHVWMEDGKVQEKEMKTIYLG